The bacterium DNA segment GGATGAGCGACTGCACGTACTCCTGCGTCATCTCCTCGCGCTGCCACGCGGCCGAGAGCGGCAGCGGGATGACGATCGGCACGCTGAGGCGCTCGAGCCGGCGGCGCATCGTCTCGCTGAAGCCGTCGAGGAAGCGCTGCGCCACGATGATCAGCGAGCACTCGCCGGCGTCGATCTGCGCCCGCAGCTCGCGCTCCGCCTCCTGCGCGGTGGCCACCGCCACGGCGTCGAGGCCCGCGAGGCGAAAGCCGACGGCCGAGTCCTGGTCGGCGATGACGCGGCAGGTCTTCATCGCGCCACCGTCTTCAGCCTTCGGCGATCATGAGCGCCTCGACCTCCGCGCGCGGGAGCGCGGCGTGCTTCCCGCGGGCGATGAGACG contains these protein-coding regions:
- a CDS encoding V-type ATP synthase subunit F, giving the protein MKTCRVIADQDSAVGFRLAGLDAVAVATAQEAERELRAQIDAGECSLIIVAQRFLDGFSETMRRRLERLSVPIVIPLPLSAAWQREEMTQEYVQSLIRRAIGFQMRITRQEGGRP